One stretch of Bacillus marinisedimentorum DNA includes these proteins:
- the qoxA gene encoding cytochrome aa3 quinol oxidase subunit II, whose amino-acid sequence MWMKRMYLAVLLAITAFLAGCEPLMVLDPKGPQAKIQADDIMLSIWIMLGIVIVVFSLLAYMLVKYRASNQSEDYEPPHIEGSKVIESIFIGIPIVIVIFLSVINVQSNYAVEATPKGYEDKEPLTVYASSSNWKWHFSYPEQGIETVNYLYIPSDRPVEFKLYSFGPITSFWIPQLGGQKYAMADMVTTLHLAADAPGEFMGRNANFSGEGFAENTFNVTAMPQKEFDEWVDEVHKTAEPLTEKQFDKLLKPGHLGRMTFTGTHLDFSPPPMHHNMKSEGGQDDQGHNNAHE is encoded by the coding sequence ATGTGGATGAAACGGATGTATTTGGCAGTCTTGCTCGCCATCACAGCTTTTTTGGCAGGCTGTGAACCGCTTATGGTACTTGATCCGAAAGGACCGCAGGCAAAAATCCAGGCAGACGACATCATGCTGTCCATCTGGATCATGCTTGGTATCGTCATCGTTGTCTTCAGTCTTTTAGCATATATGTTAGTGAAATATCGAGCATCCAATCAAAGTGAAGATTATGAACCACCGCATATCGAAGGAAGCAAAGTCATTGAATCTATTTTTATCGGCATTCCGATCGTAATTGTCATTTTTCTCTCCGTCATCAATGTTCAGTCCAACTACGCAGTCGAGGCAACACCTAAAGGATACGAAGACAAGGAACCATTGACCGTCTATGCCTCTTCATCCAACTGGAAATGGCATTTCAGCTACCCGGAACAGGGGATCGAAACGGTCAACTACTTGTATATTCCATCCGACCGGCCTGTAGAATTTAAGCTTTACTCGTTCGGGCCGATTACGAGTTTCTGGATTCCGCAGCTCGGCGGACAGAAATATGCCATGGCTGACATGGTGACAACCCTGCATCTGGCAGCTGATGCGCCTGGTGAATTCATGGGGCGGAATGCGAACTTCAGCGGTGAAGGATTTGCTGAAAATACGTTCAATGTAACAGCGATGCCGCAAAAGGAATTTGATGAGTGGGTCGATGAAGTTCACAAAACGGCCGAACCGCTCACAGAAAAGCAATTCGACAAGCTTCTGAAGCCGGGCCATCTCGGCCGGATGACGTTCACCGGAACGCATCTTGACTTCTCACCGCCGCCAATGCATCACAACATGAAATCAGAAGGCGGGCAAGATGACCAAGGACACAACAACGCTCACGAATAA
- a CDS encoding protein adenylyltransferase SelO, with translation MTERKITTEAGWNFENSYTRLPGTFYSMQDPDPVRSPELAVFNGPLAEALGLNAESLQSKDGAEVFGGNRIPDGASPLAQAYAGHQFGYFNMLGDGRAVLLGEQITPEGERVDVQLKGAGRTPYSRGGDGRASLGPMLREYIMSEAMHALGIPTTRSLGVVTTGESVVRETMLPGAVLTRTAASHLRVGTFQYAVQFGSKEDLRNLADYAIERHFPDIEEGEGKYLALLRGVIKRQASLIAKWQLAGFIHGVMNTDNMTISGETIDYGPCAFMDNYDPATVFSSIDREGRYAYGNQPPIGGWNLTRFAETLVPLFHDDQEQAVELAQDELSAYPELYRTSWLAGMRAKLGLFSEEPDDEALIEDLLSLMKKHEADYTNTFVSLTFKRQVDGALSGNLEYTKWHERWHERLERQDESKEAAREHMKKSNPAVIPRNHRVEEALDAAVKEGDYSVMERLLDVLANPYAHTDNQAEYARLPEPSNRVFRTYCGT, from the coding sequence ATGACAGAGCGAAAAATAACGACAGAAGCAGGTTGGAATTTCGAGAACAGTTATACACGGCTTCCGGGGACCTTTTATTCAATGCAGGACCCGGATCCTGTACGTTCACCTGAGCTGGCTGTCTTCAATGGGCCGCTGGCTGAAGCGCTCGGATTGAACGCCGAATCGCTGCAGAGTAAAGATGGGGCGGAAGTGTTTGGCGGAAACCGCATCCCTGATGGTGCATCGCCGCTTGCTCAGGCCTATGCCGGGCATCAATTCGGATATTTCAATATGCTCGGCGACGGCCGTGCCGTGCTGCTTGGTGAGCAGATTACGCCAGAAGGCGAGCGGGTCGATGTTCAGCTTAAGGGTGCAGGCAGGACCCCGTATTCGCGCGGAGGCGACGGGCGTGCGTCACTGGGACCGATGCTGCGCGAGTACATTATGAGTGAAGCGATGCACGCGCTCGGCATTCCGACGACCCGAAGCCTGGGGGTTGTGACGACTGGTGAATCAGTGGTTCGGGAAACGATGCTACCCGGTGCGGTTTTGACGCGGACAGCAGCCAGCCATTTGCGTGTCGGCACGTTTCAGTATGCAGTGCAGTTTGGTTCGAAAGAGGACCTGCGCAATCTCGCTGATTATGCAATAGAGCGGCATTTTCCGGATATTGAAGAGGGTGAGGGCAAGTACCTTGCACTGCTTCGCGGAGTGATCAAACGGCAGGCTTCGCTTATCGCCAAATGGCAGCTTGCCGGTTTTATCCACGGCGTGATGAACACCGACAACATGACGATCAGCGGCGAAACGATCGATTACGGCCCGTGTGCGTTCATGGATAACTATGACCCGGCAACAGTGTTCAGTTCGATTGACAGGGAAGGCCGCTACGCCTACGGAAATCAGCCTCCGATCGGCGGATGGAATCTCACGCGCTTTGCTGAAACGCTGGTGCCGCTGTTCCATGACGATCAGGAGCAGGCTGTCGAGCTTGCGCAGGATGAGCTCTCTGCTTATCCGGAGTTGTATCGTACCAGCTGGCTTGCAGGGATGAGAGCGAAACTCGGCTTGTTCAGCGAAGAGCCAGATGATGAAGCGCTTATAGAAGACCTTCTGAGTTTAATGAAGAAGCATGAGGCGGATTATACCAATACGTTCGTTTCCTTAACGTTTAAAAGGCAGGTGGATGGTGCCCTGTCTGGGAATCTGGAATATACGAAGTGGCATGAACGCTGGCATGAGCGGCTGGAGAGACAGGACGAATCGAAAGAGGCTGCGCGGGAGCATATGAAAAAAAGCAATCCTGCGGTAATCCCGCGCAATCACCGGGTTGAAGAGGCGCTGGATGCTGCGGTGAAAGAAGGGGATTACAGCGTGATGGAACGGCTGCTTGATGTGCTGGCAAATCCGTATGCACATACGGATAATCAGGCGGAGTATGCCAGGCTTCCGGAGCCTTCGAATCGGGTTTTCCGGACATATTGCGGAACTTGA
- a CDS encoding CueP family metal-binding protein codes for MKIKVIAAVGFISLLLAGCGNDESKAPQESGDVNVKELVSEYSAADLDNQSASITATELIVKDSDGSQTAYDLPAEEFFVSIAPYESQTHPUTFHSLTGCQGELADEEFDVYIEDTEGNVVVNETMKSQSNGFIDLWLPRDKTYKTKISHAGKTVESEISTFEDDMTCITTMQLL; via the coding sequence ATGAAAATTAAAGTTATTGCGGCTGTCGGTTTCATTTCTCTTCTGCTGGCTGGGTGTGGGAATGATGAAAGCAAGGCGCCTCAAGAAAGCGGAGATGTAAACGTGAAGGAATTGGTGAGTGAGTACAGTGCCGCTGACCTGGACAACCAGTCGGCCTCCATCACAGCCACTGAGCTCATTGTGAAGGACAGTGACGGAAGCCAGACAGCGTATGATTTGCCTGCAGAAGAATTCTTTGTCTCAATCGCACCGTATGAAAGTCAGACCCATCCATGAACATTCCATAGCTTGACAGGTTGTCAAGGGGAACTGGCGGATGAAGAGTTTGACGTATACATTGAAGACACAGAAGGTAACGTAGTTGTGAACGAAACAATGAAATCACAATCGAACGGATTTATCGACCTGTGGCTGCCGCGGGATAAAACGTATAAGACGAAAATTTCGCACGCAGGTAAAACAGTTGAATCTGAGATTTCGACTTTTGAAGATGACATGACTTGCATTACAACGATGCAGCTCCTGTAA
- a CDS encoding BC1872 family protein produces the protein MTKTESIARRILGWKLNRWDRWFDYEQGEFIYTADFQPEKNLDHAMLVVEKLKEVGYRFSTNGVSEVSFNDVRDNGETLAQAITNAAYTLIQRSTVADSVSVGQKLY, from the coding sequence ATGACGAAAACAGAATCGATCGCACGCAGAATATTGGGCTGGAAATTGAACAGGTGGGACCGCTGGTTCGATTATGAACAGGGGGAATTCATTTACACGGCAGACTTCCAGCCTGAAAAAAATCTTGATCATGCCATGCTTGTTGTGGAGAAGCTTAAAGAGGTCGGCTACCGGTTTTCAACAAACGGTGTTTCAGAGGTTTCTTTCAATGATGTCAGGGATAACGGTGAAACACTTGCACAGGCTATCACCAATGCGGCTTATACGCTCATTCAAAGGAGTACGGTTGCTGATAGTGTGAGTGTCGGCCAAAAGCTGTATTAA
- a CDS encoding hydrogenase maturation nickel metallochaperone HypA → MHEMSLMSEIVQLVSEDAEARGFARVDRIEVVIGDLSNVLADALELAFFHFRKEGRGLLAQESELKMIREPAAAKCQACMHEFEPDYRIALCPVCGYTDCFLLAGETFRVESYEGSDEDES, encoded by the coding sequence ATGCATGAGATGTCATTGATGTCGGAAATTGTACAGCTTGTTTCAGAGGATGCGGAAGCAAGGGGATTTGCAAGAGTCGATCGGATTGAGGTGGTGATCGGGGATCTATCCAATGTGCTCGCGGATGCTCTTGAACTCGCCTTTTTTCACTTCCGGAAAGAAGGCCGGGGCCTTCTTGCTCAAGAGTCGGAATTAAAAATGATCCGGGAGCCGGCAGCGGCAAAATGCCAGGCATGCATGCACGAATTCGAACCGGATTACAGGATCGCCCTTTGTCCGGTGTGCGGGTATACCGATTGTTTCCTTCTCGCAGGGGAGACATTCCGGGTGGAATCTTATGAAGGAAGTGATGAAGATGAAAGTTGA